A single region of the Erythrobacter sp. HL-111 genome encodes:
- a CDS encoding PAS domain S-box protein — protein sequence MTEPFAWPPGETAMARRIRKTDWSATPLGPVRDWPPEVRSLLMMMLGAPLPMNMYLGRDLLLLYNDPACEIFGDKHTAALGRPARETFPEVWETMGDRLERVLAEGRPLTLEDIPTALGRNGTVQEAVFNLHSTPILRNGEGEPIGVISVYEEKTGTALTERAIRKSEERFRQFGDASPDVIWMIDATGERFEYISPAFETVWGVKRRRVLGDRSAMAKFIHSADRERVGQVAARVFSGERAQVDYRILRPDGEVRHIHEVGFAIREPDGDRIVRIGGIAQDRTDRVRQRKALEDSERRFRTLVEGIPQLVWSARDGAEWTWSSRQWAEFTGQSLEQSLGRGWVEAIHPDDRETACGSWRRAEAEGFFQSELRVRRASDGAYRWFQFQASLVENEGSVPDWLGTATDVEEMMELQERQKLLLAELQHRVRNLLAMVRSIIRQSAEGHKDVDDYVAHLTGRIDAMARTQVMLTRKAGAAIDLESLIRDELSRVAEEERLALSGPVVELSAKAAEVLTLAIHELATNSIKYGALGCEGRLAIRWFVTNRENGEWLEVMWEEACPDRVAEASRRGFGTELIEGRVPYELKGEGTMRVRPDGLLAEIAFPLEAGASILEPGPGCAEGGGE from the coding sequence ATGACGGAGCCCTTCGCGTGGCCTCCCGGGGAGACCGCGATGGCCCGGCGCATCCGCAAGACCGACTGGAGCGCGACCCCGCTCGGCCCGGTGAGGGACTGGCCGCCCGAAGTGCGCTCGCTGCTGATGATGATGCTCGGCGCGCCGCTGCCGATGAACATGTATCTCGGGCGCGACCTCCTGCTGCTCTATAACGATCCGGCCTGCGAGATCTTCGGCGACAAGCATACCGCAGCGCTCGGCCGGCCCGCGCGCGAGACGTTTCCCGAGGTCTGGGAGACGATGGGCGACCGGCTCGAACGGGTGCTCGCCGAGGGCCGCCCGCTCACGCTCGAGGACATCCCGACCGCGCTCGGCCGCAACGGGACGGTGCAAGAGGCGGTATTCAACCTCCATTCGACCCCGATCCTGCGAAACGGCGAGGGCGAGCCGATCGGCGTGATCAGCGTCTACGAGGAAAAGACCGGGACCGCGCTGACCGAGCGGGCGATCCGCAAGAGCGAGGAACGCTTCCGCCAGTTCGGCGACGCCTCCCCCGACGTGATCTGGATGATCGACGCCACGGGCGAGCGGTTCGAATATATTTCGCCCGCCTTCGAGACGGTCTGGGGCGTGAAGCGCCGCAGGGTGCTCGGGGACCGTTCCGCCATGGCGAAATTCATCCACTCCGCCGACCGCGAGCGTGTCGGGCAGGTCGCCGCGCGGGTGTTCTCGGGCGAGCGCGCGCAGGTCGATTACCGCATCCTGCGGCCCGACGGCGAGGTGCGCCACATCCACGAGGTCGGCTTCGCGATCCGCGAGCCCGACGGGGACCGGATCGTGCGGATCGGCGGGATCGCGCAGGACCGCACCGACCGGGTGCGCCAGCGCAAGGCGCTCGAAGACAGCGAGCGGCGCTTCCGCACCTTGGTCGAGGGGATCCCGCAGCTCGTCTGGAGCGCGCGGGACGGGGCCGAATGGACCTGGTCGAGCCGGCAATGGGCCGAATTCACCGGGCAGTCGCTCGAACAGAGCCTCGGCCGGGGCTGGGTCGAGGCGATCCACCCGGACGACCGCGAGACCGCCTGCGGGTCCTGGCGCCGGGCCGAGGCCGAAGGATTCTTCCAGAGCGAGCTGCGCGTGCGCCGCGCCTCGGACGGGGCCTATCGCTGGTTCCAGTTCCAGGCGTCGCTGGTCGAGAACGAGGGCTCGGTTCCCGACTGGCTCGGCACGGCGACCGATGTCGAGGAGATGATGGAGCTGCAGGAGCGTCAGAAGCTCCTGCTCGCCGAATTGCAGCACCGGGTTCGCAACCTGCTCGCCATGGTGCGCTCGATCATCCGCCAGTCGGCCGAGGGGCACAAGGATGTGGACGACTATGTCGCCCACCTCACCGGCCGGATCGACGCGATGGCGCGCACGCAGGTGATGCTGACGCGCAAGGCAGGGGCGGCGATCGACCTCGAAAGCCTGATCCGCGACGAACTGTCGCGCGTCGCCGAAGAGGAACGGCTCGCGCTGAGCGGGCCGGTGGTCGAATTGTCGGCCAAGGCGGCGGAGGTCCTGACCCTCGCGATCCACGAACTGGCGACCAATTCGATCAAGTACGGCGCGCTCGGCTGCGAGGGGCGGCTCGCGATCCGCTGGTTCGTGACCAATCGCGAAAACGGCGAATGGCTCGAGGTGATGTGGGAGGAAGCCTGTCCCGACCGCGTCGCCGAAGCCTCGCGGCGCGGGTTCGGGACCGAACTGATCGAGGGCCGCGTGCCCTACGAACTCAAGGGCGAGGGGACGATGCGGGTGCGCCCGGACGGCCTCCTCGCCGAGATCGCCTTCCCGCTCGAGGCAGGGGCGAGTATCCTGGAGCCCGGACCGGGCTGTGCCGAAGGAGGTGGCGAATGA
- a CDS encoding Crp/Fnr family transcriptional regulator, with translation MKTLLSTIERYADLTPEEREAVEALRQAPLVRVPARQTTLSEGDTPGVVRLLAQGWAYRFKDLPDGRRQIVGLLLPGDFFDLGVRVVDEMDHSVAALTPITYYAILPETLERLGENHPRIAQALARHDSVNAAIHREWLLNLGRRNAFERLAHLFLEIFLRLRAAGLAQSRECDCPLTQNDLADATGVTSVHLNRTMQELRREGLVELRSKRLYIRDYDRLSQVAMFNRNYLRIGREAWTDAR, from the coding sequence ATGAAGACCCTGCTTTCAACGATCGAGCGCTATGCCGACCTCACGCCCGAGGAGCGCGAGGCGGTCGAAGCGCTGCGGCAGGCCCCGCTGGTGCGCGTGCCCGCGCGTCAGACCACGCTCAGCGAAGGCGACACCCCCGGGGTCGTGCGGCTGCTGGCGCAGGGCTGGGCCTACCGTTTCAAGGACCTGCCCGACGGGCGGCGCCAGATCGTCGGCCTGCTCCTGCCCGGGGATTTCTTCGATCTCGGCGTGCGGGTGGTCGACGAGATGGACCATTCGGTCGCCGCGCTTACGCCGATCACCTATTACGCGATCCTGCCCGAAACGCTGGAGCGCTTGGGCGAGAACCACCCTCGGATCGCCCAAGCGCTCGCACGGCATGACAGCGTCAACGCCGCGATCCACCGCGAATGGCTGCTCAACCTCGGCCGGCGCAACGCCTTCGAACGGCTCGCGCACCTGTTCCTGGAGATATTCCTGCGGCTGCGCGCGGCAGGGCTTGCCCAGAGCCGGGAGTGCGATTGCCCGCTGACCCAGAACGATCTCGCCGATGCGACCGGCGTGACCTCGGTTCACCTCAACCGCACGATGCAGGAACTGCGCCGCGAGGGCCTCGTCGAACTGCGTTCGAAGCGGCTTTACATCCGTGACTACGACCGGCTCAGCCAGGTGGCGATGTTCAACCGGAACTACCTGCGGATCGGCCGCGAGGCATGGACAGACGCGCGATGA
- a CDS encoding AMP-binding protein has translation MQAACRADPGAFHGAIAKRRICWFVPDAGTNGAWAFFDDDRGGWTGWDAATGEALDFDWPEGFEPWTRAFNDDSPPDWRWFEGGLTSTAFNEVDRHVLAGHGEEAALIYEGDRWNMASDGGRGGPVDSEIVSRRKLLLESAKCALALKALGVKPGDRIALNMPSIPAQIYWTEGAKRMGVVYTPVFGGFSDKTLSDRIADAGARVIVTADGSFRNAQMVPFKPSYTDPALDNFIAVPVALDLMDKALADKELSVSDAQAGLIRETVAEVLEGEVTVERSDVMRGVGKALSAIGAGELGGDALTPKQAAQLRIAIAEALVASPERVDAVVVVRHTGQPDLPWNAGRDHWSHDLTDKAGEDLLAAARAAGFDVADEAALLALPDDEFVRAIWAGSPVLPVDAEYPNFIIYTSGSTGKPKGVVHVHGGYASGVAATMPAAFGAEPGDVLYVVADPGWITGQSYLIAAALLTRVTTVVTEGSPVFPHSGRFAATIERYGVTIFKAGVTFLKSVMQNPENLKDIQRYDLSSLKCATFCAEPVSPAVQAFAMEHVTPRYINSYWATEHGGIAWTHFAGSEGFPLEANAHTFPLPWIMGDVWVEDEGGSCASETAGYARADDGGAPWRPAGEGEKGEIVIALPYPYLTRTIWGDTGRFEVEVKDGAARVSPAWRGDTARYGETYWKRWRGTWAYTQGDFAMRHPDGSFSLHGRSDDVINVSGHRIGTEEIEGAILRDKSLDAASPVGNVIVIGAPHSQKGVTPVAFVTPVEGRRLTQDDRRRLTDLVRTEKGAVAVPSDFIELSEFPETRSGKYVRRMVRAVVEGGDVGDVSTLRNPDSLEELRRAVEAWKRRQDLSDSQSLFERYRFFTVQYNTLAPGKRVATVTVANPPVNALNERALDELVIIAGHLARKDDVVACVFTGSGTASFVAGADIRQMLEEVNSAEEARALPDNAQLAFHTIETMGKPCIAAIQGVALGGGMEFALACHYRVAEPRARFGQPEINLRLLPGYGGTQRLPRLLADRRGEEGLRDALEMILGGRAIEAEKALAIGAIDALAEGSDDALSCAHAMVREFVVSPQDSLLGQAFAARQKATENWREPAAIDLDAALADEFLQRILRQLDWAGRGKAGERALDAIREGWTRGMDAGLKREAERFAEAIMDPEGGKRGIQQFMDKQSPPLPVRRDGVWVYDEHEERKARLIASGDLLPMGAPFYPGVTAIPPYQLAFGIARDPDTGAPRFGPPAQNERELVVKTPKPRANEALIYLLTSEVNFNDIWALTGIPVSPFDAHDEDVQVTGSGGLALVVGLGSELKEEGRLQIGDLVAVYSGTSDLLSPTAGEDPMYAGFSIQGYETKTGSHAQFLTVQGPQLHKPPADLTLEQAGAYTLNLGTVTRCLFTTLRITPGKTIFVEGSATGTGLDALKSSIRTGLAATGLVSSEERAEFVRAQGALGAINRQDPAIADCFTPVPDDPHAAKEWERRGEALLERYRAINEGKLADFVVSHAGERAFPRSFQLLAEGGRLAFYGASSGYHFSFMGKRGEVRPEEIMERASLRGGESVLLYYGPKTRSLADEKGLEMIEAARLFKVRMVIVTTTDGQREFLQSLGLEDSVEGIVSIEGLKRRDADFDWPDTLPRLPDAREDIESFKAGVRAYQQNTLKPFGTAVGKLLRSPGNPRGVPDLVIERAGQDTLGVSTSLVKPFGGRVVYAEDMAGRRYTFYAPQVWTRQRRIYMPAAEIFGTHLCNAHEVTVMNEMVSAGLLDVTEPTLVEWEGLPQAHQSMWDNRHAGATYVANHALPATGLRTKNELLEYWAAGEAAGPNNGENA, from the coding sequence ATGCAGGCCGCCTGCCGGGCGGACCCGGGCGCCTTCCACGGCGCCATCGCCAAGCGCCGCATCTGCTGGTTCGTGCCCGACGCCGGGACCAACGGCGCCTGGGCGTTCTTCGACGACGACCGGGGCGGCTGGACCGGCTGGGACGCAGCGACCGGCGAGGCATTGGATTTCGACTGGCCCGAAGGGTTCGAGCCGTGGACCCGTGCCTTCAACGACGATTCCCCGCCCGACTGGCGCTGGTTCGAAGGCGGGCTGACCAGCACCGCCTTCAACGAGGTCGACCGCCACGTGCTTGCCGGCCATGGCGAGGAAGCGGCGCTGATCTACGAAGGCGACCGCTGGAACATGGCGAGCGACGGCGGCCGCGGCGGACCCGTCGATTCGGAAATCGTCTCGCGCCGCAAGCTGCTGCTCGAAAGCGCGAAATGCGCCCTCGCGCTCAAGGCGCTGGGGGTGAAGCCGGGCGACCGCATCGCGCTCAACATGCCGAGCATCCCCGCACAGATCTACTGGACCGAAGGCGCCAAGCGCATGGGCGTCGTCTACACGCCCGTCTTCGGCGGGTTCAGCGACAAGACCCTGTCCGATCGCATCGCCGATGCCGGGGCGCGCGTGATCGTCACCGCCGACGGGTCCTTCCGCAACGCGCAGATGGTGCCGTTCAAGCCCAGTTACACCGATCCCGCGCTCGACAATTTCATTGCCGTGCCGGTCGCGCTCGACCTGATGGACAAGGCGCTGGCTGACAAGGAACTGTCTGTCTCCGATGCGCAGGCGGGCCTGATACGCGAGACGGTCGCAGAGGTGCTCGAAGGCGAGGTCACGGTCGAACGTTCCGACGTGATGCGCGGCGTGGGCAAGGCGTTGAGCGCGATCGGCGCCGGCGAACTCGGCGGGGACGCGCTCACCCCGAAACAGGCCGCGCAGCTTCGCATCGCCATCGCCGAGGCGCTGGTCGCCTCGCCCGAGCGGGTCGATGCCGTGGTCGTCGTCAGGCACACGGGGCAGCCCGACCTGCCATGGAACGCGGGCCGCGACCACTGGAGCCACGACCTCACCGACAAGGCGGGAGAGGACCTGCTCGCCGCCGCGCGCGCAGCGGGCTTCGACGTCGCGGACGAGGCGGCGCTGCTCGCGCTGCCCGACGACGAATTCGTGCGGGCGATCTGGGCGGGCTCTCCGGTGCTGCCGGTCGATGCCGAATATCCCAATTTCATCATCTACACCTCGGGCTCGACCGGCAAGCCCAAGGGCGTGGTCCATGTCCATGGCGGCTATGCCAGCGGCGTCGCGGCGACCATGCCCGCCGCTTTCGGGGCGGAGCCGGGCGACGTGCTCTATGTCGTCGCCGATCCGGGGTGGATCACCGGGCAAAGCTATCTCATCGCCGCCGCCCTTCTCACCCGCGTCACCACCGTCGTCACCGAGGGTTCGCCGGTCTTCCCCCATTCGGGCCGCTTCGCCGCGACGATCGAGCGCTATGGCGTCACCATCTTCAAGGCCGGCGTCACCTTCCTGAAATCGGTGATGCAGAACCCGGAGAACCTGAAGGACATCCAGCGCTACGACCTGTCCTCATTGAAATGCGCGACCTTCTGCGCCGAGCCGGTCTCCCCGGCGGTGCAGGCCTTCGCGATGGAGCACGTGACCCCTCGCTACATCAATTCCTACTGGGCGACCGAGCATGGCGGCATCGCCTGGACCCATTTCGCCGGATCCGAGGGCTTTCCGCTCGAAGCCAACGCGCACACTTTTCCGCTGCCCTGGATCATGGGCGACGTCTGGGTCGAGGACGAAGGCGGTTCCTGCGCCAGCGAAACCGCCGGCTACGCCCGCGCCGACGACGGCGGCGCGCCGTGGCGGCCCGCCGGGGAAGGCGAAAAGGGCGAGATCGTCATTGCCCTGCCCTACCCCTATCTCACCCGCACCATCTGGGGCGATACCGGGCGTTTCGAGGTCGAGGTGAAGGACGGCGCGGCGCGCGTCAGCCCCGCCTGGCGCGGCGATACCGCCCGCTATGGCGAGACCTACTGGAAGCGCTGGCGCGGGACCTGGGCCTACACCCAGGGCGATTTCGCCATGCGCCACCCGGACGGCTCCTTCTCGCTCCACGGGCGTTCGGACGACGTCATCAACGTCTCGGGCCACCGCATCGGGACCGAGGAGATCGAGGGCGCGATCCTGCGCGACAAGTCGCTCGATGCCGCCTCCCCGGTCGGCAACGTCATCGTAATCGGCGCGCCGCACAGCCAGAAGGGCGTGACCCCCGTCGCCTTCGTCACGCCGGTCGAGGGCCGCCGGTTGACGCAGGACGATCGCCGCCGCCTGACCGACCTCGTCCGCACCGAAAAAGGCGCGGTCGCGGTGCCTTCGGACTTCATCGAGCTGTCCGAATTTCCCGAGACCCGTTCGGGCAAATATGTCCGCCGCATGGTCCGCGCCGTGGTCGAAGGGGGCGATGTGGGCGATGTTTCGACCCTGCGCAATCCGGACAGCCTCGAAGAGCTGAGGCGCGCGGTCGAAGCGTGGAAGCGGCGGCAGGACCTTTCGGACAGCCAGTCCCTGTTCGAGCGGTATCGCTTCTTCACGGTGCAGTACAACACGCTCGCGCCGGGCAAGCGGGTCGCCACGGTCACCGTCGCCAATCCCCCGGTGAATGCGCTCAACGAACGGGCGCTCGACGAACTCGTGATCATCGCCGGGCACCTCGCGCGCAAGGACGACGTGGTCGCCTGCGTCTTCACGGGCAGCGGCACGGCGAGCTTCGTTGCGGGCGCGGACATCCGGCAGATGCTCGAGGAGGTGAACAGCGCCGAGGAAGCCAGGGCCCTGCCCGACAACGCGCAGCTCGCCTTCCACACGATCGAGACCATGGGCAAGCCGTGCATCGCCGCGATCCAGGGCGTGGCCCTTGGCGGCGGCATGGAATTCGCGCTCGCCTGCCATTACCGTGTCGCCGAACCGCGGGCGCGCTTCGGCCAGCCGGAGATCAACCTACGCCTGCTGCCGGGCTATGGCGGGACGCAGCGCCTGCCCCGCCTGCTCGCCGACCGGCGGGGCGAGGAGGGCCTGCGCGACGCGCTCGAGATGATCCTCGGCGGGCGCGCCATAGAGGCGGAAAAGGCGCTCGCCATCGGCGCGATCGACGCGCTGGCCGAAGGCTCGGACGATGCGCTGTCGTGCGCCCACGCGATGGTGCGCGAATTCGTCGTCTCGCCGCAGGACAGCCTGCTGGGGCAGGCCTTCGCCGCACGGCAGAAGGCGACCGAGAACTGGCGCGAACCCGCCGCGATCGATCTCGACGCGGCGCTCGCGGACGAGTTCCTCCAGCGCATCCTCAGGCAGCTCGACTGGGCGGGCCGCGGCAAGGCGGGGGAGCGGGCGCTCGACGCGATCCGCGAGGGCTGGACCAGGGGCATGGACGCGGGGCTCAAGCGCGAGGCGGAACGCTTCGCCGAGGCGATCATGGACCCGGAAGGCGGCAAGCGCGGCATCCAGCAGTTCATGGACAAGCAGAGCCCGCCGCTGCCCGTCCGCCGCGACGGCGTGTGGGTCTATGACGAACACGAGGAACGCAAGGCCCGCCTGATCGCAAGCGGCGACCTCTTGCCGATGGGCGCGCCGTTCTATCCCGGCGTCACCGCGATCCCGCCCTACCAGCTCGCTTTCGGCATCGCGCGCGATCCCGACACCGGCGCGCCGCGCTTCGGCCCGCCAGCACAGAACGAGCGCGAACTGGTCGTGAAGACGCCGAAGCCCCGGGCGAACGAGGCGCTGATCTACCTCCTCACGTCCGAGGTCAATTTCAACGACATCTGGGCGCTCACCGGCATCCCCGTCTCGCCTTTCGACGCGCATGACGAGGACGTGCAGGTGACGGGCTCCGGAGGGCTCGCGCTGGTCGTGGGGCTCGGCAGCGAGCTCAAGGAAGAAGGCCGCCTGCAGATCGGCGATCTCGTCGCGGTCTATTCGGGGACCAGCGACCTGCTCTCGCCGACGGCGGGCGAGGACCCGATGTATGCGGGCTTTTCGATCCAGGGCTACGAGACGAAGACGGGGAGCCACGCGCAGTTCCTGACCGTGCAGGGTCCGCAACTGCACAAGCCGCCCGCCGATCTCACGCTCGAACAGGCGGGCGCCTACACGCTCAATCTCGGCACGGTGACGCGCTGCCTGTTCACGACGCTCCGGATCACGCCGGGCAAGACGATCTTCGTCGAAGGTTCCGCGACCGGCACCGGGCTCGACGCGCTCAAGTCCTCGATCCGCACCGGGCTCGCCGCGACCGGGCTCGTCTCGAGCGAGGAACGCGCCGAATTCGTCAGGGCGCAGGGTGCGCTCGGCGCGATCAACCGGCAGGACCCGGCGATCGCGGACTGCTTCACCCCCGTCCCCGACGATCCCCACGCGGCGAAGGAATGGGAGCGCCGGGGCGAGGCGCTGCTCGAACGATACCGCGCGATCAACGAGGGCAAGCTTGCCGATTTCGTCGTCAGCCATGCGGGCGAGCGCGCCTTCCCGCGCAGTTTCCAGCTATTGGCCGAAGGGGGCAGGCTCGCCTTCTATGGCGCGTCGTCGGGCTATCATTTCAGCTTCATGGGCAAGCGCGGCGAGGTCCGCCCGGAAGAGATCATGGAGCGTGCGTCCTTGCGCGGCGGGGAATCCGTGCTGCTCTATTACGGGCCGAAAACCCGCTCGCTGGCCGATGAAAAGGGTCTCGAGATGATCGAGGCCGCGCGCCTGTTCAAGGTCCGCATGGTGATCGTCACCACCACCGACGGGCAGCGCGAATTCCTCCAGTCGCTGGGGCTCGAGGACTCGGTCGAGGGGATCGTCAGCATCGAGGGGCTGAAGCGCCGCGACGCCGATTTCGACTGGCCCGACACGCTGCCCCGCCTGCCCGATGCGCGCGAGGACATCGAAAGCTTCAAGGCGGGCGTGCGCGCCTATCAGCAGAACACCCTGAAGCCGTTCGGCACCGCGGTCGGCAAGCTTTTGCGATCGCCCGGCAATCCGCGCGGCGTGCCCGATCTCGTGATCGAGCGCGCAGGCCAGGACACGCTCGGCGTTTCGACCTCGCTGGTGAAGCCCTTCGGCGGGCGGGTGGTCTATGCGGAGGACATGGCCGGGCGACGCTACACCTTCTACGCACCGCAGGTGTGGACCCGCCAGCGGCGCATCTACATGCCGGCGGCCGAGATCTTCGGCACGCACCTGTGCAACGCGCACGAGGTTACGGTCATGAACGAAATGGTCTCGGCCGGCCTTCTCGACGTGACCGAGCCGACGCTGGTCGAATGGGAGGGCCTGCCCCAGGCCCACCAGTCGATGTGGGACAATCGCCATGCGGGCGCGACCTACGTCGCCAACCACGCGCTGCCCGCAACCGGGCTCAGGACGAAGAACGAACTGCTCGAATACTGGGCCGCGGGCGAGGCCGCAGGCCCCAATAACGGAGAAAATGCGTGA